Proteins from a single region of Octadecabacter arcticus 238:
- a CDS encoding replication initiation protein, with product MKMKPEKYSKDKQILKKHVAAIHIGAKLSLLQRKLVNALLYNAYDQLLTAKEHKISASVLCEMIGFDSHNSAYLKGALKGLMETVVEFDVLEDDGKTSWEAMVLLPYAKLKGGVCTYRYEQSLAEKLYHPDVYSKINLSVLREMKSAHALVLYENCYRYVDIAHTPWWDVDVFRKLMSVDQMISYKQFKLLNRAVIQPAMKEVNELSNIQLELETKRKGRTVTGLRFIIRPNPQLSLIGMDTEDDITQMPAYKALMAEGVSKTLARAWVIEHDEAYIFEKLDLASNEAVRGNIKSSKAGFLRAAVEQDFHNENAQKQKRLEVAQTAKVERERLERQLDALKKAQREAETAYRRSCAERIEEAFQALPEAQRDTVTAEFQLSLGGRIYVDAFKKAGWKDRLNAVEIRKFWGARGVSFPSPADWAQKNGSSEPDALKAQIKELETEIKKPVISVKPI from the coding sequence ATGAAAATGAAACCCGAAAAATACAGCAAAGACAAGCAGATACTCAAGAAGCATGTCGCTGCGATTCACATTGGTGCGAAGCTTTCCCTGCTTCAGCGCAAGCTTGTGAACGCCCTGTTGTACAATGCCTATGACCAGCTCCTGACAGCGAAAGAGCATAAGATTAGTGCCTCGGTCCTGTGTGAGATGATCGGCTTTGATAGCCATAACTCAGCCTACCTCAAGGGAGCTCTCAAGGGCCTTATGGAAACCGTGGTCGAGTTTGACGTGCTTGAGGATGATGGGAAAACCTCTTGGGAAGCCATGGTTCTCCTGCCCTATGCGAAGCTCAAAGGTGGGGTGTGCACCTATCGCTATGAGCAGTCACTTGCGGAGAAGCTGTATCATCCGGACGTGTATTCGAAGATCAATCTAAGCGTTCTTAGGGAAATGAAGAGCGCCCATGCTTTGGTGCTTTATGAAAACTGCTACCGTTATGTGGATATCGCCCATACGCCTTGGTGGGATGTGGATGTGTTCCGCAAGCTGATGTCGGTTGATCAGATGATCAGCTACAAGCAGTTCAAGCTCTTGAATCGGGCGGTGATCCAACCGGCGATGAAGGAAGTGAACGAGCTTTCCAACATCCAGCTTGAGCTCGAGACCAAGCGCAAGGGACGCACCGTGACTGGCCTGCGTTTTATTATACGGCCCAATCCGCAGCTATCGCTCATCGGAATGGATACCGAAGACGACATCACGCAGATGCCTGCCTACAAAGCTTTGATGGCGGAGGGGGTTTCAAAGACCCTCGCTCGCGCTTGGGTAATCGAACACGACGAAGCATATATTTTTGAGAAATTAGACCTCGCCAGCAATGAAGCTGTAAGAGGCAATATCAAGTCATCGAAAGCGGGCTTCCTGCGAGCTGCTGTTGAACAAGATTTTCACAATGAAAATGCGCAGAAGCAGAAGCGTCTTGAGGTGGCTCAGACGGCAAAAGTTGAGCGCGAGAGGCTTGAGCGTCAACTGGATGCGCTTAAAAAGGCTCAGAGAGAGGCAGAGACGGCGTATCGTCGGTCGTGTGCCGAAAGGATTGAGGAGGCTTTCCAGGCACTTCCTGAGGCCCAGAGAGATACTGTTACGGCAGAGTTCCAGCTTAGCCTCGGCGGCCGCATCTATGTGGATGCCTTCAAAAAGGCGGGTTGGAAAGATCGGCTGAACGCTGTGGAGATCAGAAAGTTCTGGGGCGCTCGGGGTGTAAGCTTCCCTTCCCCTGCTGATTGGGCTCAAAAAAACGGCTCAAGTGAGCCGGATGCATTAAAAGCGCAGATTAAAGAGCTTGAAACAGAGATTAAGAAACCTGTTATTTCGGTTAAACCGATATAA
- a CDS encoding type II toxin-antitoxin system RelE/ParE family toxin, with translation MKVIITQTAEDSLEEIYRYKCEYSVAHADDFLSNIYAFTTDNLSVFPRLGRVYNPERGLFRLIYAKAFNIYYTIREQEVFVLFIIDGSISLNQELADPKVPLPEF, from the coding sequence ATGAAGGTCATTATCACCCAAACGGCCGAAGATTCCCTTGAGGAAATCTACCGCTACAAATGCGAGTACAGCGTGGCTCACGCTGATGATTTCCTGAGTAATATCTACGCTTTCACGACTGATAACCTGTCAGTGTTTCCCCGCTTAGGGCGCGTCTATAACCCCGAGCGGGGTTTGTTTCGTCTTATCTACGCCAAGGCCTTCAACATCTATTACACGATACGCGAGCAAGAGGTGTTTGTTCTGTTCATCATCGACGGCTCGATCAGCCTAAACCAAGAGCTGGCTGACCCAAAGGTCCCCCTGCCTGAGTTTTAG
- a CDS encoding type II toxin-antitoxin system Phd/YefM family antitoxin, with product MKTMTASVASKEFGRYLDAAQHEPVVITKQNRPVAITMSIQQVERLFKGQVEAGIARGLEDVAAGRDSEMTPTHLETMRAKFKT from the coding sequence ATGAAGACTATGACCGCTTCGGTCGCGAGCAAAGAGTTCGGGCGCTACCTAGACGCTGCGCAGCACGAACCTGTAGTGATCACCAAGCAGAACCGCCCGGTGGCTATCACCATGTCGATTCAGCAGGTTGAGCGCCTCTTCAAAGGGCAGGTTGAAGCTGGGATCGCGCGTGGACTCGAGGACGTTGCCGCAGGGCGCGATAGCGAGATGACCCCTACTCACCTGGAGACCATGCGAGCGAAGTTTAAGACATAA